The following are from one region of the Longimicrobiales bacterium genome:
- a CDS encoding DUF3341 domain-containing protein yields MSATRSPGVLGIFDSVDATVKAIHELRDLGVKRPTVFTPAPNHDIEHALDTEESPVRLFTLVGGLTGAASGFALATWTSMDWPLVTGGKPIISLPAWVIIAFELTILFGALSTILGLFVNARLPQRSPTLVYDRSFSVDQFGVYVVPSADRAEEVRRVLAESGAVEVRHGTREVTSEV; encoded by the coding sequence ATGAGCGCGACAAGGAGCCCGGGTGTCCTGGGCATCTTCGATTCCGTCGATGCGACGGTCAAAGCGATCCATGAGCTGCGCGACCTGGGCGTGAAGCGACCGACCGTGTTCACACCGGCGCCGAACCACGACATCGAGCACGCGCTCGATACCGAGGAGAGCCCGGTCCGGCTGTTCACGCTCGTGGGCGGCCTGACCGGCGCGGCCAGCGGTTTCGCGCTGGCCACCTGGACTTCGATGGACTGGCCACTGGTGACCGGCGGCAAGCCGATCATCTCGCTGCCCGCGTGGGTGATCATCGCGTTCGAGCTGACGATCCTGTTCGGTGCGCTCTCGACGATCCTGGGCCTGTTCGTCAATGCACGGCTGCCGCAGCGCAGCCCCACGCTCGTCTACGATCGCAGCTTCTCGGTCGACCAGTTCGGGGTCTACGTGGTCCCCTCGGCCGACCGCGCGGAGGAGGTTCGCAGGGTGCTCGCGGAGAGCGGTGCCGTCGAGGTCCGCCACGGCACACGGGAGGTGACCAGTGAAGTTTGA
- a CDS encoding cytochrome c, which produces MKFERAFRLTALAITLAGTTACTQIDNALASVPVFAFLREAPFFDPYEMPRMAPPGSVPFESPLGRALPPMEATEAGLNEFAASEYGRNPYTGVANDSAWIAYGQEMYTRHCFVCHGTEGAGDGPVIGPDVFPMGMSLITGNAPGRSDGYIYGIIRVGRGLMPAYGGRTTDAERWAIVNYVRHLQQAGGAAAPAAAQPAATQPATTDTAVQDTAGLE; this is translated from the coding sequence GTGAAGTTTGAGCGCGCGTTCCGGCTGACTGCGCTGGCCATCACCCTGGCAGGCACCACCGCCTGCACGCAGATCGACAACGCGCTCGCGAGCGTGCCGGTCTTTGCATTCCTGCGCGAGGCGCCGTTCTTCGATCCCTACGAGATGCCGCGCATGGCGCCGCCCGGATCAGTCCCCTTCGAGAGCCCGCTCGGCCGCGCACTGCCGCCGATGGAGGCGACGGAGGCGGGGCTCAACGAGTTCGCCGCCAGCGAGTACGGCCGCAACCCGTACACCGGCGTTGCGAACGACTCCGCCTGGATCGCCTACGGCCAGGAGATGTACACGCGGCACTGCTTCGTCTGCCACGGAACGGAGGGCGCCGGTGACGGACCGGTCATCGGGCCCGACGTGTTTCCGATGGGCATGTCGCTCATCACCGGCAACGCGCCCGGCCGCTCCGACGGCTACATCTACGGGATCATCCGCGTCGGTCGCGGACTGATGCCGGCGTACGGCGGCCGCACCACGGACGCCGAGCGCTGGGCCATCGTGAACTACGTCCGGCACCTGCAGCAGGCCGGCGGCGCCGCGGCACCCGCGGCGGCCCAGCCCGCTGCGACACAGCCGGCAACGACGGATACCGCGGTGCAGGACACCGCAGGCCTGGAATAA
- a CDS encoding pyridoxal-phosphate dependent enzyme, whose amino-acid sequence MTAASNALLDRYPALNDRLPWVSLGVERTPLTTHGLGGREVMLKRDDLAARPYGGNKVRKLEFLLARARAEGATRIVTAGATGSHHALATTIYGRRLGFDVTTLLFPQHRTDHVRDVLLCIADTGADLRFLSRMEMVPYGMWRARRALGDQTYLVPPGGSDATGTLGYVAAALELDEQIGAGPEPDAIYVAAGTLGTVAGIALGLALAGRTIPVRGVRITSRLVTNRRMLRRLLQGAAALLERAGVDVGDAPMRAEAAVRILDDQVGAGYGHETEAGVAATRRFADLGITLDPTYTAKAAAAVLSASDSRPLFWHTLSATMPPVGAMPALPAAFAQYLSS is encoded by the coding sequence ATGACAGCAGCATCCAACGCACTGCTCGACCGCTATCCTGCACTGAACGACCGACTGCCGTGGGTCTCGCTGGGCGTGGAGCGAACACCGCTCACCACGCACGGGCTGGGGGGTCGGGAGGTGATGCTCAAGCGTGATGACCTGGCCGCCCGGCCGTATGGCGGCAACAAGGTGCGGAAGCTGGAGTTTCTCCTGGCGCGGGCGCGCGCCGAAGGTGCGACCCGCATTGTCACGGCGGGTGCCACCGGCTCGCACCACGCGCTTGCCACGACCATCTACGGCCGCCGCCTCGGCTTCGACGTCACGACGCTTCTGTTCCCGCAGCACCGCACCGATCACGTTCGCGACGTCCTGCTGTGCATTGCGGACACCGGCGCCGACCTGCGGTTTCTGTCGCGGATGGAGATGGTGCCGTACGGGATGTGGCGTGCGCGGCGCGCGCTGGGCGACCAGACCTACCTGGTCCCGCCCGGCGGCTCCGACGCGACGGGCACACTGGGCTACGTTGCCGCCGCCCTGGAGCTGGACGAGCAGATCGGCGCGGGCCCCGAACCCGACGCGATCTATGTTGCAGCAGGGACACTGGGCACGGTCGCCGGTATCGCTTTGGGGCTCGCGCTCGCCGGCCGCACGATCCCGGTGCGCGGTGTGCGCATCACGTCGCGGCTGGTCACCAACCGGCGGATGCTGCGCCGGCTGCTGCAGGGAGCGGCCGCGCTGCTGGAGCGCGCCGGCGTCGACGTGGGCGACGCGCCGATGCGCGCCGAGGCGGCCGTGCGCATCCTGGACGACCAGGTCGGCGCCGGCTACGGTCACGAAACCGAGGCGGGCGTTGCAGCAACCAGACGCTTTGCCGACCTGGGAATCACGCTCGACCCGACGTACACGGCCAAGGCCGCCGCGGCCGTGCTTTCGGCATCGGACTCGCGTCCCCTGTTCTGGCACACACTCAGTGCGACGATGCCGCCGGTCGGCGCGATGCCGGCCCTGCCCGCCGCATTCGCGCAGTACCTGAGCAGCTAG
- the nrfD gene encoding NrfD/PsrC family molybdoenzyme membrane anchor subunit has protein sequence MAHSSHSHEIPLRRLDPLPNGLRLAGPVLTIIGLLVFIAALLVDPARAWHSYLFNWIWAFGIAQGAVILAAVTTIAKGLWARPIRRFAVSWAAFLPIAFVLMLPILIFGADHIFPWIEHPVPGKEAYLNMPFLAVRNVLALAALIGVSLYFAYVTLRPDLGMMRDGVDARLHPLYMRLTRGWRGQEPEEFRAYKKLTVLAPVLVLLYALGMTFVGWDFFMSLEPHWFSTLFSPFLFMGAFLGGITLTIVVAVLYSRQHGFVGIVPPSGFHDLGKMFLGLTIFWAYLFFSHYIVIWYGKLPLEQEYLIHRLVMPFRVTSSIVFFMIFVIPFFGMLSVSAKRHTRILMTFAIISLLGLWLERWTLVYPSLYIGTDTLPLGWREIGMLPLFLGLMLMAHSWFASRFPMFQSWQPFSEVELQGVEFDAGVPHGTSDPVA, from the coding sequence ATGGCGCACTCGTCTCATTCACACGAGATCCCGCTCCGCCGCCTGGATCCGCTGCCGAACGGGCTGCGGCTCGCAGGGCCGGTGCTCACCATCATCGGGCTGCTCGTGTTCATTGCAGCGCTGCTGGTCGACCCGGCACGCGCGTGGCACTCGTACCTGTTCAACTGGATCTGGGCCTTCGGCATCGCCCAGGGCGCCGTGATCCTGGCCGCCGTGACGACGATCGCCAAGGGGCTCTGGGCCCGGCCGATCCGCCGTTTCGCCGTGTCATGGGCCGCCTTCCTGCCGATCGCGTTCGTGCTGATGCTGCCGATCCTCATCTTCGGCGCCGATCACATCTTCCCGTGGATCGAGCATCCGGTGCCCGGCAAGGAAGCGTACCTGAACATGCCGTTCCTCGCGGTGCGCAACGTCCTGGCACTCGCAGCACTGATCGGCGTGTCACTGTACTTCGCGTACGTCACGCTGCGCCCTGACCTCGGCATGATGCGCGACGGGGTCGATGCGCGGCTGCACCCGCTGTACATGCGCCTCACGCGCGGCTGGCGCGGCCAGGAGCCCGAGGAGTTCCGCGCGTACAAGAAGCTGACCGTGCTCGCGCCCGTGCTGGTGCTGCTGTACGCACTCGGGATGACGTTCGTCGGCTGGGACTTCTTCATGTCCCTCGAGCCGCACTGGTTCAGCACGCTGTTCAGCCCGTTCCTGTTCATGGGCGCCTTCCTCGGCGGCATCACCCTCACGATCGTCGTCGCGGTGCTGTACTCGCGACAGCACGGCTTCGTGGGGATCGTACCGCCGAGCGGCTTCCACGACCTGGGCAAGATGTTCCTCGGGCTTACGATCTTCTGGGCGTACCTGTTCTTCTCGCACTACATCGTGATCTGGTACGGCAAGCTGCCGCTCGAGCAGGAGTACCTGATTCACCGGCTGGTGATGCCGTTCCGGGTCACGTCGTCGATCGTGTTCTTCATGATCTTCGTGATCCCGTTCTTCGGCATGCTGAGCGTGTCCGCCAAGCGGCACACCCGCATCCTGATGACGTTCGCGATCATCAGCCTGCTCGGACTCTGGCTCGAGCGCTGGACGCTCGTGTACCCTTCGCTCTACATCGGCACGGACACGCTGCCGCTCGGCTGGCGCGAGATCGGGATGCTGCCCCTCTTCCTCGGGCTCATGCTCATGGCGCACAGCTGGTTCGCGAGCCGCTTCCCGATGTTCCAGTCGTGGCAGCCGTTCAGCGAGGTCGAGCTGCAGGGCGTCGAATTCGATGCCGGCGTGCCACACGGGACCAGCGATCCCGTCGCCTGA
- a CDS encoding cytochrome c3 family protein encodes MSKARWAIFGVAGALALAGSGLIAASAVGPFGKNAPEQPIANFSHALHAGTRQMPCMYCHSSADKSVDAGIPAVQVCAGCHIPGGQPLVRADRPGVQQLVQYWREQRPIPWVRVYDLPDHAHFPHMRHVNAGLQCQECHGPVETMDVVEQVPPLTMGWCVQCHEQRQARTDCTVCHY; translated from the coding sequence ATGTCGAAAGCCAGGTGGGCGATCTTCGGAGTGGCGGGTGCGCTGGCACTGGCAGGCTCCGGTCTGATCGCAGCCTCAGCTGTCGGGCCGTTTGGTAAGAATGCGCCCGAGCAGCCGATAGCAAATTTCTCCCACGCATTGCACGCGGGCACCCGCCAGATGCCCTGCATGTACTGCCACTCGTCGGCGGACAAGTCCGTCGACGCGGGCATTCCGGCGGTGCAGGTGTGTGCGGGCTGTCATATTCCGGGCGGTCAGCCGCTCGTGCGCGCGGATCGTCCCGGTGTGCAGCAGCTCGTGCAGTACTGGCGCGAGCAGCGCCCGATCCCGTGGGTGCGAGTTTACGACCTGCCTGACCACGCGCACTTCCCGCACATGCGTCACGTGAACGCCGGTCTCCAGTGCCAGGAGTGTCATGGCCCGGTCGAGACGATGGATGTGGTCGAGCAGGTGCCTCCACTGACGATGGGCTGGTGTGTCCAGTGCCACGAGCAGCGGCAGGCGCGCACGGATTGTACGGTCTGTCACTATTGA
- a CDS encoding RNA methyltransferase has protein sequence MAENALDNVVVVLHRTQDLVNIAGTVRAMMNMGLSRLRLVAPDLFDAYRIAGIAHGSEWLLERVEFFDTLDEAVADAGHIVGTTARRRTAAYVWAHPREAAPRLIAHASGLPGPVCVLFGREDKGLSNEDLDRCNELLVIPTSERHSSLNLAQAVLLVSYELRLAALSDQPALPRPKRDAAPATPAELDDWFGDAGRTLELIEFYKARDPEAIMRTLRAVTRRAELTSREAKLLRAMAIEVRKYIERNT, from the coding sequence ATGGCAGAGAACGCGCTGGACAACGTTGTGGTCGTGCTCCATCGGACGCAGGACCTCGTCAACATCGCGGGCACGGTGCGCGCGATGATGAACATGGGACTTTCCCGGCTGCGGCTGGTCGCACCGGACCTCTTCGACGCATATCGCATCGCGGGCATCGCCCACGGATCGGAGTGGCTGCTGGAGCGGGTCGAGTTCTTCGATACGCTGGATGAGGCGGTCGCGGACGCGGGCCACATCGTCGGGACCACGGCACGGCGGCGGACGGCTGCGTACGTGTGGGCGCATCCGCGCGAAGCGGCGCCGCGTCTGATCGCCCATGCCAGCGGGCTGCCCGGACCGGTCTGCGTACTGTTCGGCCGGGAGGACAAGGGGCTCAGCAACGAGGACCTCGACCGTTGCAACGAGCTGCTGGTGATCCCCACGAGCGAGCGGCACTCGTCGCTCAACCTGGCGCAGGCGGTGCTGCTGGTCAGCTACGAGCTGCGCCTGGCCGCGCTTTCCGATCAGCCGGCGCTGCCGCGACCCAAGCGCGACGCGGCTCCGGCCACTCCTGCTGAGCTGGACGACTGGTTCGGCGACGCGGGCCGGACGCTGGAGCTGATCGAGTTCTACAAGGCGCGCGATCCGGAGGCGATCATGCGGACGCTGCGTGCGGTCACGCGTCGCGCCGAGCTGACGTCGCGTGAAGCGAAGCTGCTGCGCGCGATGGCCATCGAGGTGCGAAAGTACATCGAGCGGAACACGTAG
- the nrfD gene encoding NrfD/PsrC family molybdoenzyme membrane anchor subunit, whose translation MATVIRSETHPDVGSYGQVNKDLLKLLGKPGRAYFILLAVSIALVGLLGFAWAGQVILGIGMSGLTNPVGWGAYITTFVFWVGIAHSGTLISAVLYLFRARWRQSIYRAAEAMTVFAVMTAGLFPIIHLGRPWLFYYLLPYPNQRGIWPNFRSPLVWDVFAVSTYFTVSATFFLIGMIPDIAAARDATTVPWRKKLYTILSFGWRGTDNEWKHFTRAYLYLAALATPLVLSVHSVVSWDFAMSIVPGWHTTIFAPYFVAGAIFSGLAMVLTLVIPIRKIFGLEAYFTPRHMDAMGKMILVTSMVVFYAYLSEYFIAWYSVEVPERGQFWWRAFGDYWWATWIMLTCNGIIPMLLWSRKVRTSYAAMFVITIFINIGMWFERFVIIVVSLAHEYEPWQWRNYMPSWTEMAILAGSFGWFFMWFLLFMRILPAVSIAELKEVLPAPLRRSRAGAGAQAQGRVGSAEEH comes from the coding sequence ATGGCTACGGTCATTCGCTCCGAGACGCACCCGGACGTCGGCAGCTACGGCCAGGTCAACAAGGACCTGCTGAAGCTGCTCGGCAAACCGGGTCGCGCCTACTTCATACTGCTCGCGGTGTCGATCGCCCTGGTCGGGCTGCTCGGCTTTGCCTGGGCGGGGCAGGTCATCCTCGGCATCGGCATGTCCGGCCTGACCAACCCGGTCGGCTGGGGCGCATACATCACGACCTTCGTCTTCTGGGTCGGTATCGCGCACTCGGGCACGCTGATCTCCGCGGTGCTCTACCTGTTCCGCGCACGCTGGCGGCAGTCGATCTACCGCGCGGCCGAGGCCATGACCGTCTTCGCGGTCATGACCGCGGGCCTCTTCCCGATCATCCACCTCGGGCGGCCCTGGCTGTTCTACTACCTGCTGCCGTACCCGAACCAGCGCGGCATCTGGCCGAACTTCCGCAGCCCGCTGGTGTGGGACGTCTTTGCGGTCAGCACCTACTTCACGGTGTCGGCGACGTTCTTCCTGATCGGCATGATCCCCGACATCGCGGCCGCACGCGACGCGACCACGGTGCCGTGGCGGAAGAAGCTGTACACGATCCTCTCGTTCGGATGGCGCGGTACCGACAACGAGTGGAAGCACTTCACGCGCGCGTACCTGTACCTGGCCGCGCTCGCGACACCCCTGGTGCTGTCCGTGCACTCGGTCGTGTCCTGGGACTTCGCCATGTCGATCGTGCCGGGCTGGCACACGACGATCTTTGCACCCTACTTCGTCGCCGGCGCGATCTTCTCCGGTCTCGCGATGGTGCTCACGCTGGTCATCCCGATCCGCAAGATCTTCGGGCTCGAGGCGTACTTCACCCCGCGCCACATGGACGCGATGGGGAAGATGATCCTCGTCACCAGCATGGTCGTCTTCTACGCGTACCTGAGCGAGTACTTCATCGCCTGGTACAGCGTCGAGGTGCCGGAGCGCGGCCAGTTCTGGTGGCGCGCATTCGGTGACTACTGGTGGGCCACGTGGATCATGCTCACGTGCAACGGCATCATCCCGATGCTGCTGTGGTCGCGGAAGGTGCGTACCTCGTACGCCGCCATGTTCGTGATCACCATCTTCATCAACATCGGGATGTGGTTCGAGCGCTTCGTGATCATCGTCGTGTCGCTCGCCCACGAGTACGAGCCCTGGCAGTGGCGCAACTACATGCCGAGCTGGACCGAGATGGCGATCCTCGCCGGCAGCTTCGGCTGGTTCTTCATGTGGTTCCTGCTGTTCATGCGGATCCTGCCCGCGGTCTCCATCGCGGAGCTGAAGGAAGTTCTGCCCGCACCGCTGCGTCGTTCGCGCGCGGGCGCGGGAGCGCAGGCGCAGGGCCGCGTCGGCTCTGCAGAGGAGCACTGA
- a CDS encoding molybdopterin-dependent oxidoreductase, whose protein sequence is MANGLERREFLKVIGATGAGAALTGCGTAGTERLIPYVVGPEEIVPGISTWYRTTCRECPAGCGMNVRTREGRAIKAEGNPLSPVSHGHLCSRGQASLHGLYNPDRVPQALARVGTGWDKLSWDDAENRLARQLMQPQGETVFLTHSFTGSLDRLIDDFCAAFNIRRVRYEPFAYEPVRAAMRMMYGRDAVPVHSFENAEVVLTFGADIFETWVSPVDYQHGWGQGVSYRNGQRGRLISVTPHQSLTDMNADEWLPVKPGTEHLVALAIARIIADNGGDAGQGAAMLANVDVAQAAAAAGVSPERIRQVAAVFANNGRSLAVGPGVASTHAAATAVASAVMLLNQVAGNIGSTVHIDRAEAAGNNAGTYQEMQQLVQRMAGGQVGGLLVYGPNPLYELPNRAEVESAIGQVPFVASFSSYLDETSAHAHLLLPDHHFLESWGDYQPRTGLTGIVQPVMMPVFDTKQTGDVLLSVAVRAGTNLPDAQPTFYDYVRAQWQRGPYASAGGGAAFEDWWRDVLQTGFVVQATAAAAPAAAATAGASLAQVPFGEPEISGPQDGYYLVVYPSSRFFDGRNANRPWLQELPDPVSKFSWSSWVEISPVVAEQLDLDTGHIVEVATDFGSVEAPVWIHPGTRQDTIAIQLGQGHTQFGRYAMNRGVNPLDLLAPLADPVSGAFLYMQQRATLRPTGRWERPIQSGLNADQENRDVAQSISLAEARARDTERGLLVAMAMTGAGGEHLSEMQEGHQPEAGAHGHDVHPFEARVHELQASGGFAPAEINASPQAWPPEGTHYGEYSEEHPRWGMSIDMERCTGCSACITACYAENNIGIVGPEQVAKGRILHWLRIERYFEGEAEDLHTTFLPMLCQQCGNAPCEPVCPVYAAYHTPDGLNGQVYNRCVGTRYCANNCPYKVRTFNWFSWEWPEPLNWQLNPDVTVREKGVMEKCTFCVQRIREQQHVARLENRGVRDGEIVPACAQTCPSDAIVFGNLKDPNARVTRVAASGRGYRVLEQINTQSAITYLKRVRPEGAEA, encoded by the coding sequence ATGGCTAATGGTTTGGAAAGACGCGAGTTCCTCAAGGTCATCGGCGCGACCGGCGCGGGCGCGGCGCTGACCGGTTGCGGCACGGCCGGCACGGAGCGGCTGATCCCGTATGTCGTGGGGCCGGAGGAGATCGTACCCGGCATCTCGACCTGGTATCGCACGACGTGCCGGGAGTGTCCGGCTGGCTGTGGCATGAACGTCCGCACGCGTGAGGGGCGCGCGATCAAGGCGGAGGGCAATCCGCTCTCACCCGTTTCGCACGGTCACCTGTGCTCGCGCGGACAGGCTTCGCTGCACGGCCTCTACAACCCTGACCGGGTGCCGCAGGCACTGGCGCGCGTGGGGACCGGCTGGGACAAGCTGTCGTGGGACGATGCCGAGAACCGGCTCGCACGCCAGCTCATGCAGCCGCAGGGTGAAACGGTCTTCCTGACGCACAGCTTTACGGGCAGTCTGGACCGGCTGATCGACGACTTCTGCGCCGCCTTCAACATCCGGCGCGTCCGCTACGAGCCGTTCGCCTACGAGCCGGTCCGTGCCGCGATGCGGATGATGTACGGCCGCGACGCGGTGCCGGTTCACTCGTTCGAGAACGCCGAGGTCGTGCTGACCTTCGGCGCCGACATCTTCGAGACATGGGTCTCGCCCGTCGACTACCAGCACGGGTGGGGTCAGGGCGTCAGCTACCGCAACGGCCAGCGCGGTCGCCTGATCTCCGTCACGCCGCACCAGTCGCTCACGGACATGAATGCCGACGAGTGGCTGCCGGTCAAGCCGGGCACCGAGCACCTCGTCGCGCTCGCGATCGCGCGGATCATTGCCGACAACGGCGGTGATGCGGGACAGGGCGCGGCGATGCTCGCGAACGTCGACGTGGCGCAGGCCGCGGCGGCCGCGGGCGTCTCGCCCGAGCGCATCCGCCAGGTCGCAGCCGTGTTCGCGAACAACGGCCGCTCGCTCGCGGTCGGCCCGGGCGTGGCCTCCACGCACGCGGCCGCGACCGCGGTCGCGAGCGCCGTGATGCTCCTGAACCAGGTTGCCGGCAACATCGGCAGCACGGTGCACATCGATCGCGCCGAGGCGGCCGGCAACAATGCCGGCACCTACCAGGAGATGCAGCAGCTCGTCCAGCGCATGGCCGGTGGGCAGGTTGGCGGGCTGCTCGTCTACGGGCCCAACCCGCTGTACGAGCTGCCGAATCGCGCCGAGGTGGAGAGCGCGATCGGACAGGTGCCCTTCGTCGCCTCCTTCTCGAGCTACCTCGACGAGACGAGCGCGCACGCGCACCTGCTGCTGCCGGATCACCACTTCCTGGAGAGCTGGGGCGACTATCAGCCGCGTACCGGGCTCACGGGCATCGTCCAGCCGGTCATGATGCCGGTGTTCGACACCAAGCAGACGGGCGACGTGCTGCTGTCCGTTGCGGTCCGCGCCGGTACGAACCTGCCGGACGCGCAGCCGACGTTCTACGACTACGTGCGCGCCCAGTGGCAGCGTGGCCCGTACGCGAGCGCCGGCGGCGGCGCGGCCTTCGAGGACTGGTGGCGCGACGTGCTCCAGACGGGCTTCGTCGTGCAGGCGACGGCTGCCGCCGCGCCTGCAGCGGCCGCGACAGCCGGTGCCTCGCTGGCGCAGGTTCCCTTCGGTGAGCCGGAGATCAGCGGGCCGCAGGACGGCTACTACCTCGTCGTCTATCCGTCCAGCCGCTTCTTCGACGGCCGCAACGCGAACCGGCCGTGGCTCCAGGAGCTGCCCGACCCGGTCTCGAAGTTCTCGTGGTCGTCGTGGGTCGAGATCAGCCCGGTGGTGGCCGAGCAGCTCGACCTGGACACCGGTCACATCGTCGAAGTCGCGACCGACTTCGGCTCTGTCGAGGCGCCGGTCTGGATCCATCCGGGCACGCGCCAGGACACGATCGCGATCCAGCTGGGGCAGGGGCACACGCAGTTCGGCCGCTATGCGATGAACCGCGGCGTCAACCCGCTCGACCTGCTGGCGCCGCTCGCGGACCCGGTGTCCGGCGCATTCCTGTACATGCAGCAGCGCGCCACGCTGCGGCCCACCGGCCGCTGGGAGCGGCCGATCCAGTCCGGGCTGAACGCGGACCAGGAGAACCGCGACGTCGCGCAGAGCATCTCGCTGGCCGAGGCGCGCGCCAGGGACACGGAGCGTGGCCTGCTCGTGGCCATGGCCATGACCGGCGCCGGCGGCGAGCATCTCTCGGAAATGCAGGAGGGACACCAGCCCGAGGCCGGCGCTCACGGCCACGACGTGCATCCGTTCGAGGCACGCGTGCACGAGCTGCAGGCGAGCGGTGGCTTCGCGCCCGCCGAGATCAACGCGTCACCGCAGGCGTGGCCGCCCGAGGGCACGCACTACGGCGAGTACTCCGAGGAACACCCGCGCTGGGGCATGTCGATCGACATGGAGCGCTGCACCGGCTGCAGCGCCTGCATCACGGCATGCTACGCGGAGAACAACATCGGCATCGTCGGCCCCGAGCAGGTGGCCAAGGGGCGTATCCTCCACTGGCTGCGCATCGAGCGCTACTTCGAGGGTGAGGCGGAGGATCTCCACACGACGTTCCTGCCGATGCTCTGTCAGCAGTGCGGCAACGCGCCGTGCGAGCCGGTCTGCCCGGTCTACGCGGCGTATCACACGCCGGACGGGCTGAACGGCCAGGTCTACAACCGCTGCGTGGGCACGCGCTACTGCGCGAACAACTGCCCGTACAAGGTCCGTACGTTCAACTGGTTCAGCTGGGAGTGGCCGGAGCCGCTCAACTGGCAGCTGAATCCGGACGTCACGGTGCGCGAGAAGGGCGTGATGGAGAAGTGCACCTTCTGCGTGCAGCGGATCCGCGAGCAGCAGCACGTCGCGCGACTCGAGAACCGCGGTGTGCGCGATGGCGAGATCGTGCCGGCGTGCGCGCAGACGTGTCCGTCGGACGCGATCGTGTTCGGCAACCTGAAGGATCCGAACGCCCGGGTCACGCGCGTCGCCGCATCGGGTCGCGGCTACCGCGTGCTCGAGCAAATCAACACACAGTCCGCGATCACGTACCTGAAGCGGGTGCGGCCGGAAGGCGCGGAGGCATAA